A stretch of Endozoicomonas sp. SCSIO W0465 DNA encodes these proteins:
- the livG gene encoding high-affinity branched-chain amino acid ABC transporter ATP-binding protein LivG, producing MSQCLLEASDLSMRFGGLLAVDQMALKVRKGEIVSMIGPNGAGKTTVFNCLTGFYKPTGGKILFQGQAVEKLPGFKIARLGVVRTFQNVRLFKAMTVLENLLVAQHRHLNTGLLAGLFKTPSFRKSEAKAMERAAYWLNKVGLTEFANREAGNLAYGQQRRLEIARSMVTDPQLLMLDEPAAGLNPNETRELDDLISDLRKNHGVSVLLIEHDMKLVMEISDRIYVINQGRPLASGTPEAVRNHPEVIKAYLGES from the coding sequence ATGAGTCAGTGTTTGCTGGAAGCATCGGATCTCAGTATGCGCTTTGGTGGTCTGCTGGCCGTGGACCAGATGGCGCTCAAAGTTCGTAAAGGCGAAATTGTTTCCATGATTGGCCCGAATGGTGCCGGAAAAACGACAGTATTTAACTGTTTGACCGGCTTCTATAAGCCAACCGGCGGGAAGATTCTTTTTCAGGGCCAGGCCGTAGAAAAGCTGCCTGGCTTTAAAATTGCCCGTTTGGGTGTGGTGCGAACCTTCCAGAATGTGCGGTTGTTTAAAGCCATGACGGTTCTGGAAAATCTGCTGGTGGCCCAGCACCGTCATTTGAACACCGGGTTGTTGGCCGGACTGTTTAAAACGCCTTCGTTTCGGAAGAGTGAAGCAAAAGCGATGGAGCGGGCTGCTTACTGGCTGAATAAAGTTGGCCTGACTGAGTTTGCCAATCGTGAAGCCGGAAACCTGGCCTACGGTCAGCAGCGGCGACTGGAAATTGCCCGCAGTATGGTGACCGACCCGCAGCTGTTGATGCTGGATGAGCCCGCTGCCGGATTGAACCCAAATGAAACCCGTGAGCTGGATGACTTGATTTCAGATCTCAGGAAAAATCATGGTGTATCAGTACTGCTTATTGAGCACGATATGAAACTGGTGATGGAAATCTCGGACCGGATCTACGTTATTAACCAGGGGAGGCCCCTGGCATCCGGAACACCGGAAGCGGTGCGTAACCATCCTGAAGTGATCAAGGCTTATTTAGGGGAATCCTGA
- a CDS encoding ABC transporter ATP-binding protein has translation MLSLEHVSTFYGQIQALDDVSVEIRTGEIVTLIGANGAGKTSLLMTLCGDPRASSGQIFYGGREITREDTADIMRSGIALVPEGRRVFSRLTVEENLSMGGFFTDEQDYRQIYKHVLELFPRLEERLHQRAGTMSGGEQQMLAIARALMSKPRLLLLDEPSLGLAPIVIQQIFDIIAKLRDEGMTIFLVEQNANQALKLADRGYVLENGKIVLHDSGQALLVNESVQEAYLGG, from the coding sequence CTGCTAAGCCTTGAGCATGTCTCCACTTTTTATGGTCAGATTCAGGCACTGGATGATGTGAGTGTGGAGATCCGGACCGGTGAAATTGTAACGTTAATTGGTGCCAATGGTGCGGGAAAGACCTCTCTGCTCATGACTCTGTGTGGTGATCCACGGGCAAGCAGCGGGCAGATCTTTTACGGGGGGCGGGAAATTACCCGGGAAGATACGGCGGATATCATGCGCTCCGGTATCGCCCTGGTGCCGGAAGGTCGGCGAGTCTTCTCCCGGCTTACCGTAGAAGAGAATCTCAGTATGGGTGGTTTTTTCACGGATGAGCAGGATTATCGACAGATTTATAAACATGTTCTTGAGCTGTTTCCACGTCTTGAGGAGCGCCTGCACCAGCGGGCAGGAACCATGTCTGGAGGTGAGCAGCAGATGCTGGCCATCGCAAGGGCACTGATGAGTAAGCCCAGGCTATTACTTCTGGATGAACCTTCACTGGGTCTGGCTCCCATCGTGATTCAGCAGATTTTTGACATTATTGCCAAACTCAGGGATGAAGGGATGACGATCTTTCTGGTGGAGCAAAATGCCAACCAGGCACTTAAGCTGGCTGATCGAGGCTATGTGCTGGAAAATGGGAAGATTGTTCTGCATGACTCCGGGCAGGCTCTGTTAGTAAATGAGTCTGTCCAGGAGGCTTATCTGGGTGGGTGA